The genomic stretch AAATAAATTATAGATTGATAATTTATCAAACCAAAACATATGCTTGTGGTTCTTCATTGACCACTCATGAAACCCTGAGATCAATCCAGTAATCTGGGGCTTTAATTGTCAAACATCAACCCCTGGAAAGATGAAATGCAGGAAACTGTTATGGTCAAAGGTAGACAAATAGTCATGTGGCAGTCTTCAAGTTCACTCCAGAATACACAACAGCACTCCAGTGCACCTTGACACACAGCTGAACCAGCAGCTCTTAGACCCGATACTCAATGAGGAAACCCTGGGAAACTTGATTGATGAAGACCCTGCTCAAGTTACATGTTCAGGTTGTGCAGCATCAATCTGTTTGTGCTCCCTCTCACTGAAGAAGCTCCTCTGCTCATTGATGGCTTTCTGAAGAAGGGCAATATTTACGCCATCAACACAGTTCAACACACGGGCACGGATCATTACCCCAACCTctgtaaaacaagaaaataaggGAGGTGATCGAGACAAAGAGTCTTGGATATACTTAAATGAGCACAGTGATTAAGGTTTAATCAGGggaaaacaatttatttatttattattattgatttaaaataaacaagttGTGACTTCCAAGTAAAATTTCAACATGTCATTAAATCTGAAGCGAGATGTacagagaagacaaaaaaaaaacatctgaggaATAATTTCAGGTCCACGCGAAATGATTAACCAGATAACTTTATATATTTACACTAAATCATGTCATGAGTGAATTAGACTATGAATTTCTTCTTTGGCCTAGTGATTTTCAGAGAGAAAATTGCTACATCAGCACATCTccattatcatatatatataattaatatataatataactaATAACCCTGATACAGTACTCAATCTCCTGTTAAACAAATCAGAAAGTCTTTCCTTACCATCAGCATTTTCTATCTCTCCAAGAACTATGTACTGGGCCCCAATTATAGGGTTAAAGGGCTCCACAAATAAGGTGTGGACAACCACGTGGTGCTCCTTTGAAGCATGCTGAGCTGAAAACGTAGCCCTGGACTCCTCAGGCTGGTAGCAGGTAAGTCTGGAAAATTGAACGAGTTTAGTGTCCATGTcaatcttttcttttaaatctaTAGTCttaaattgtgtgtgttgtacatGATTGCTTTGTGGAgtactagggctgggtatcaccaggtacctcgcgatacgatactatcacgatattttgcccacgataacgataatatcacaatacagcgattctgcgataatcgatatattgcaagaaatttcatccacgatacatcacgatatctgtgtcactgaagaaattcagaatttattgactgcactgaatccatttcacaggaattacaaaacattgtcaatcaatttcacatgaatgacagccaagtaaacaaagagtgtattgcacagtgtctcttcttaacacacacactgactacaactatcattaaatatctatatgtgtgggtttcagagctacttaaaccattttttaaattttattaggttgtatacctatgtttgaataaagataaagctgtcctccgaagaggggtggtggtggtgggccaaaaaaaaaaaaatatatatttttacatttttttttacatttttaaatatcgatatttggcaccagtgtatcgataacgtacctcaagacaaaatatcgcgatatatcgtagtatcgatattttggcacacccctatgGAGTACCCATACTGGAAGTGTTGTCTTTTGTGATGAACAGCTAGTTGGGTCAAAGATAATATGTGACCTTGGTGGACAATAAagttctattctattctataacaacaacaacaacaacaatagcaAAAAATAGCACTAACTATTTTGGAGATTCAACTAGTTTCCTACCAATCTCTAATCTCCATTGTTTGAATCATCTGGCCCCACAgttggttgccagtttgtggactAGCTAAAactgctaacactagctaatgtTGCTATATTTAGCAGAATGtcgctaacactagctagcaaACATTAACATTGCTAATGCTAAATAGCCAATGTTAGGGCAGCACAGTATGCTGGCTGCATCCTGTAGAAATTAGTCTCTTACGTTTTTTTTCCAGACTGGCAACTACCAAAACAGATACCGCGTGATACCAACAACATTATACGACTGGATGACAAAATCCTGGTTGAAGCTGGAACCGACTATCAGAATTTTTACACAATGATAACATGTTGAAAAAGGCTCTGTCATTAATGTCAcagtaattctaagtgctgtatcgtaggcagctAGAGGTGTTTTAGTTTCTtaaagacgtttcacctctcatccaagaggtttcttcagttctaactcactggaggggagttgcaggctttaaaAGTGGTGTTAGCTTAACACCAAGTTTTAACTTCTAGTGATTTAATTCACACTTCAAAAATCATTATGTGGTGCTGATCTGTGAAGTTTaccttgctgaacaaaacatgtaagagCTTAATTTCAGTGATAATCGAAAACCCAATCCAAAAATCTCGTTGGGTTTTTCCTGAGCGAACCAGGGCGAAGCTAACTTCCCGGTTAGTCTACAAAGATATGTCGCCCCTACACCGCTCTATTAGCATGAGGGTAAGTatgattataattatttatcggtgaacttttcctttaaaggtgtattttcttcataagtaacaaacaaaactattacTTTTTAAGAAGAAGggtttttacatgttttctttcagaGACACACTTTTGACAGACTTGCGTTGGCAAAACAATGTTTGCCATCTCATATTGCAGAAGTTGTCTTGTATCAAGCAAATCACTTTCCCAGTCAGGACTTCAAAACTGATGTGGGTCACAATCAATGCTCACCTGCCAAATGTTCTCACTGATTCTCCTTCCTGCACTGCTCCAGAGTTTATTTCCCAGGGGAAACGATAAACTGCAGCTGCGGGAAGCATTGCGGTAAAGTTATAAGTCGTAATGGACACGAATATGTAAGTGTGAGTAAATGTTTGTATGGAGGATGAAGTGTTTGGGTACTTCCTGGTACACGTCACGTGACTAAGTAAGCCACGCCCCTCCTGACCTTTCTGCGGCTGCGTAACCAGCTTCAGGAAGAGGCCGTGTGAGAGACATCGTCAGGCTGAGGTTGCTGCAAGAGGTTATAGAACAAGAGTCCTATTAAAGTTATTCACGATACGTATCGATTTAAGTCCAGTACAGAGTCATGAATGCTGATATTCTGAAAGAGCGGCAAAATGCCACTTTTGACGTCGAGAAACTGACCAACATTTTGGATGGGGGCCCAGAATTAACTAAAAGAAGACGAGAAATTGGTGAGTTGAAATGTCTTCTTTGTCCGGTTGAGTTATTGTGTTctttaaaattgttttcataGTAGTCATAATTGCTGTGAAATGAGATTAGCTAGGTAGATAAGGAGCTAACAAAACAGTTCTTTCATCGGCTGTTTACTGTGCTGTTGCTAGCAGCTCTTCTCGCCGCGGCCGCAAGGTAACGTCCTACTTGCCCTGATGTGAATcaaacttttttctcttttaagtTTCCCATCCCACATAAGGTCTGTAATGTGATAGTTATGAAGATATGTATGTTGGAGTGATTTTTATAAGTGCCAAAGGGAAATTCGGCTAACGTGGATTTGAGCAAGCATCCTTATAGCACTTGTTGTCGTCAAATTTTATAGTCCAGTTATGTCATGGTTGTCTTACGGGTGCATTTCAATGACGTGTAAACGTGAATTTCAACTCACAGAGCCCGTGCTACCTCAGCTTATATTCTGTATGCAAAACACTCGTAGATAGTAGAGAACAACATACTTTATGTTTATGTGGACGGAATTCAGAAGCAATAAAACTAATGACTGCTCTCTTGGTTAAGATCAGCTTATGTCATTTTGTCTGACCAATAGTCCAAAACCCTAAGATgaatttataaaataataatagtaatgctaatgataatgacattaaactttatttatataacgtgcaaagtgcttcacagaaaaaagaaacaacagataaaatagtaaataacacaacagtataaaaaaaatattataggAGCAATCAAGGTATAGTTAAGagtaaaaagatatttttaatagatttatTTAGCCAATAACAAGCAAATGCAAGCAAGTGAAGACAGGACACGTGATGTACAGAAATGGTTTACCAAAATAGACCTGAGCAAGGACAGATAGGTGCAGAGACTGATTTGAAAAACAGGTAAACAGATAAAACCCAGGACCTAAACTTGGTTTTCTATGATTTTAGAAGACAACATTAAATAAGCACATTGCAAAAGCTGGTTCCCTGTATAAGCCTTTGGATGactttaaattatttaatacTGCTGGCGTCTGACTTTTGTTGTGATGGACAGTCAAAAGGATGTGCATCTCACTGCCTCTTCACAGTGCCTCTCCCCCTTCttctaacagagagcaacagtagttCACCTTTGTTCAGAAATGAAGTCCATTAATGTAAACTAATGACCATCATCCAGAACAACACAGAGGTTCCACCAAACTAATTTCCCCAGTGGCAGTGTGCATGGTGCAGTGTTTTTTGCTTTGAATATTTCCATGAATATATCTCAAATGAGACGGCCTATCCTCAAAGAGACATGAATCTTCTTACTTGtatcacattttcaaatgttgatACCCACAAACCtctgcacattttcacagatgGTACGCAGATATCAATAGACTGGCAAATGTCCAGCTGAACATAAAAATATGCAGGTCTTGAAGTTATTTGCAGTTGTATAGACTAAAAGATGCATTTCTGATTTCATTTCCACTATCCACTGTAGAGTCAATGGTTCTCAACGACCCAGACTTTATGGAGGAGGACCCAAACTTCCTGTCCCGCAGTGAGCGCTATGACCAGGCTGTTAGAAAAAGTGCCCAAATGATCCTGAAGCTCAGAGAGTACGGCATTGCAGACCCAGAGGAGATCTACTGCTATAAAAGGTATGTGGTAAAGGAGTTGATGTGTGAGGCCAACAGTCAGCTGGTTTCCACCTTGTAGATCCAGATAGGTGTATTTGATCGCAAGGCTGAGGtagagcagcacacacacagtcagatcCATTAAGGGTGGTAAATAAACATGCAGGTGGTGATTCAGCCCACAGGGAGTGTAACATTGCAGACTCAGAAATATCAGAGTAAATATAGAGTAAGTAAGTTATATAAGTAATGGTAGCTTTCGACAATGATGCATGCTTGCTTGTTGTTCGGATATAATGGATGTAAGTTTACAGTTCCAATAATGACATTTACAGTTTATTTAGCCAAAGGCATGGCTGTAATGCCACCACACTCTGACTGTACTTTATGgcagtattaaaaaaatatacctggattgtttgttcactgttgcATCATTACAGTCAAAATACCAAATGTTGTCATGATGTAGTCAAATAACCACATGTGTCATGATGTAGTTTGGGCACCATGATACAAGCACAGCCAATAATAATGGACTGTTAAATGAAATGTGtggtccttttttttcagtattgtaTTTTTGATTATGATGAGTCCATCCCTGCAAATGGGCCACACATGGTACACCATTTTGTGTTTATCTGTGATTAtatgaaacaacaaaacaataggATTTAGAAAATTGattgtacaaaataaaaagtaaaaaagtcatttatatatttactttGAGGTAATGTGTAATATAAACTGTAGCTTGAACAACTATCCATATGACTGTACGTGGACCAAAGTCATTTGGAGCAAAGTTCATATAAGATTACAACTGTGTCAGAGGGTGTGCAAGCTCTTGGTTTTCACAGGTTGTGCAATGTGATACAATGTGATAGATCATCCATTCAATAAATGCTACTTTTTGTTGACAACATCAGACAGAGgttaaataaagttgatttttgtATTACAGTGCAGCTGTTGAAGACTAGCATCTGTAATAC from Sparus aurata chromosome 1, fSpaAur1.1, whole genome shotgun sequence encodes the following:
- the ten1 gene encoding CST complex subunit TEN1, encoding MLPAAAVYRFPWEINSGAVQEGESVRTFGRLTCYQPEESRATFSAQHASKEHHVVVHTLFVEPFNPIIGAQYIVLGEIENADEVGVMIRARVLNCVDGVNIALLQKAINEQRSFFSEREHKQIDAAQPEHVT